From a single Nicotiana tabacum cultivar K326 chromosome 8, ASM71507v2, whole genome shotgun sequence genomic region:
- the LOC142163130 gene encoding uncharacterized protein LOC142163130 — MWDKLEVTYEGTTKVKETHINMLVHDYELFSMKEGESIEEMFVRFSKIISDLKAFGKPYTSGDQVRKILRSLPTTWQTKVVTLESQDLNKLSYDELRGELIAFERTHLKKINQEEKKKIVAFKTSTEMAENEIDDPEALQ, encoded by the coding sequence ATGTGGGACAAACTTGAGGTTACCTATGAGGGAACCACCAAAGTAAAGGAAACACACATCAACATGCTAGTTCATGATTATGAACTCTTCTcaatgaaagaaggagaatccaTTGAAGAGATGTTTGTcaggtttagcaaaataattagcGACTTAAAGGCATTTGGCAAACCCTACACCAGTGGTGATCAAGTAAGAAAAATTCTCAGAAGTCTGCCAACCACTTGGCAGACCAAAGTAGTCACACTGGAATCTCAAGACCTAAACAAATTGTCCTATGATGAACTACGAGGAGAACTCATTGCTTTTGAAAGAACGCATCTGAAAAAGATAAatcaagaagagaaaaagaaaatagttgcGTTCAAAACCTCTACTGAAATGGCTGAAAATGAAATTGATGATCCTGAAGCTCTACAATAA